One segment of Vibrio gazogenes DNA contains the following:
- the rpsI gene encoding 30S ribosomal protein S9, with protein sequence MAENQYYGTGRRKSSAARVFIKPGSGNIVINKRSLDEYFGRPTARMVVQQPLELVEMTDKLDLYITVKGGGISGQAGAIRHGITRALMEYDESLRPALRAAGYVTRDARRVERKKVGLRKARRRPQFSKR encoded by the coding sequence ATGGCAGAGAATCAATACTACGGCACTGGCCGTCGCAAAAGCTCAGCTGCACGTGTTTTTATTAAACCAGGCAGCGGTAACATCGTAATCAACAAGCGTAGCCTTGATGAGTACTTTGGTCGTCCTACAGCTCGTATGGTTGTTCAACAACCGCTTGAGTTAGTTGAGATGACTGACAAACTTGATCTGTACATCACTGTAAAAGGTGGCGGTATTTCAGGTCAGGCAGGTGCTATTCGTCACGGTATCACTCGTGCGTTGATGGAATATGATGAGTCTCTACGTCCTGCTCTACGCGCAGCTGGCTACGTTACTCGTGACGCTCGTCGCGTTGAACGTAAGAAAGTTGGTCTACGTAAAGCACGTCGTCGTCCACAGTTTTCAAAACGTTAA
- the rplM gene encoding 50S ribosomal protein L13 codes for MKTFVAKPETVKRDWYVVDAEGKTLGRLASEIASRLRGKHKAEYTPHVDTGDYIIVVNAEKVAVTGNKSAAKTYYRHSEFPGGIKSITFDKLIDYKPEMIIELAVKGMLPRGPLGRAMYRKLKVYAGAEHNHAAQQPKVLDI; via the coding sequence ATGAAAACTTTCGTTGCTAAACCAGAAACTGTAAAACGCGACTGGTATGTTGTGGACGCAGAGGGTAAAACTCTTGGTCGTCTGGCAAGTGAAATTGCATCTCGCTTACGTGGCAAGCATAAAGCTGAATATACGCCTCACGTTGATACTGGTGATTACATCATCGTTGTTAACGCAGAGAAAGTGGCTGTAACAGGTAATAAATCTGCAGCTAAGACTTATTATCGTCACTCTGAGTTTCCTGGTGGTATCAAGTCTATCACTTTTGATAAACTGATCGACTACAAACCAGAGATGATTATCGAGCTAGCGGTTAAAGGTATGCTTCCACGTGGTCCTCTAGGCCGTGCTATGTACCGTAAACTGAAAGTTTACGCTGGCGCTGAGCACAACCATGCTGCTCAACAACCAAAAGTACTAGACATCTAA